Part of the Hirundo rustica isolate bHirRus1 chromosome 3, bHirRus1.pri.v3, whole genome shotgun sequence genome, TTAGCTTTCAGTCACACTGACAAAGTGCAGGGTCTCTGTatggaggaggtgacacaggaatgAGTCACTTTAAGTCCATGTTCGCACTGTTGCTTGACTTTATCCTGAAATAACTTTCCTCCATGTACTTTCCTCACCTTATTGCTGATACGCAGAAGGATGGCTGCCTGCCACACAGCTGAGGCACAGTGACTGAATTGCTGTTCTCCTGTCCCAAAGTAAGCGCAAGCACTTCTGCATAGATTACCACTTACAGACTGACCATGCATTGTAAACCTTGAGGGAGGTCCCCTTATATTTAGGTAAATCCTGAAAAAGCACTATTCTCCGCCTTAAAGAAAAGCTCAGGTTGCTGATGTATGAGATTGCCCTGGTTTTCTGTGACCAGCACGTGGGAGCTCTAGAAACCAAATTCCATGGTCATAGAttctgccagctgtgccacctCTCCTCACTGGGTTAGCAGCCACACAAAGTTACAGGATGTTGGTAGAAAGAGGAGAATCTGGGCTCATCTGAGGTCCTCCGTAGTAGGCACTGGTCAAGGCTTTAAAAAATTTCCCCACATTAAAGCAGATGTCCAGTCCATAACCATCTCTCAAGGACAGCCTGAGCAGTTCCCCTGCACCTCTCTCCCCCTGGTTTTGCAGCTGAACTCTGCTGATGCTTCAGAATGCAAAAGAAATCCCTTGAGGTCATATTTTGGGGCTGAagataagtttaaaaaaaaaagaaatgaagaacagCCTTTAGGCTTTTTCAGTTGTGTATCTCACCTTCTGCTGTACCCAGCTGTTGGTACTGCTGACTGTGCTCGTAGCAGTGACGTGTCGTGATTTACacagagggagggaaggcagtTTTCCTTCTGATAGATGAATATGAGTAATGTCAtttgaatacaaaaaaaaaaaaaaaaacagcgAGGGAGGAAGCAGGATTCTAAAGGAATCTCTTTGTTTATACTGTTTAATGTGTGTAGCATTTTGAACAGATAAGAGTTCAGTACTGGACAGGCGTCAGTTTGGTCTTTACTGCTCTGGCCATTATGTCCTTCCAGCAGTGCCTGTCCACATTTGCAGTATTCACTCTTGCACAGCTGCTTTTATGCTCTCCAACTTCATGCAGTCTGAGAACAAAATGCAGATGTAAATgcttctactttttttcttttccctgtctcattcccagaaaaaaagcaTCAGACTGAAAATGCAGTTCAGCTTTTTGTCATTCTTGCTTGGTGTTGTCCTCTTTATTCTGTGCAGCTGCCTTTAACATCAGATTGATAATGCTGCATGTGCACCTCTTGTTCCAGCTTACACAGGGGAATACAATACCACTCACTACAATTTCCCAGCTGACTCCAAGGTGGGTGGGAAATGCTGAGAAGGTTGAGCTTGCTTTAAAAACTGCTGGAGTAGGTGCTGAGAAGTAGAGACTTTAACTGTTAAGACTTTGAAGTTCTCTGTGTGAAATACTCAATTCACAGCAACTTCCCAAAGTAGGTTTGTTCAGCTAAAAACTACCACTGCAATTCCAGTACCCCACTACATTTCCCATGATCTCTAAACTGAGTCCATGCAACAGGTATGGAATTTGGCCAGTTTTACCTCTGTTCCTAAAGCTGCTAGCAAGCATGCTGGAAATGAATGGGAAACTTTCAACAGAAGATCCTTGTAGGCTTGTCCAGCCAGCGTGAaatggggaagaaaattaaGCTGGTGTAACGCCAAAGGATCTGCCACAAGTGAATCTCAGAGAACAAGGGCTTGGCATGCTGTAAAACTCACCCAAAACAATGTTCTGGTGTAAGTGGGATTGTGCCTTCTTTGGAATAGTTTTTGTTTTGGCAGctggctgtcagcagcagcGAGACTCCAGATTCTTTACTTGGCTTTGGAAAAGAGGGTCTGCAGCCTTTTCTGATGAGACTCTCATGCCACAAGTGACTATTGCAAGAATCTATTGTCTTTTAGCCTTGGATTTAAGATAGTGCTATTATGTAGCTGGGAAAATTAGGGATGGAAGGCCTGAAGGTGTTTGCTGTGGTCTTTGCAGGCCTCTGGAGTACAAGTGGCTGATGAGGTGTGCCGTATCTTCTACGACATGAAAGTGCGGAAGTGCTCCACACCGGAGGAAAtcaagaagaggaagaaggctGTCATCTTCTGCCTCAGTCCAGACAAAAAGTGCATTATTGTGGAGGAAGGCAAAGAGATTCTGGTGGGAGATGTCGGAGTGACAGTCACCGACCCTTTCAAGCACTTTGTGCAGATGCTTCCTGAGAAGGATTGCCGCTATGCCTTGTATGATGCAAGCTTCGAGACCAAGGAATCCAAAAAAGAAGAGCTGATGTTTTTCTTGTGGTAAGCCACCTTCCCAACTCTCTCATTCCTAAAATACAGTCCAGGCTCTGTGGGTTAGGTCTCTAAGCGTTTGGATTGCCCAGGCTGGGAGTAAGCTGGCCAGCCTGATGCCTGTATTCTGGAGCCATGAGATGTTCCACTTGTCCATGGTGGGTAGGATACTGCTTCTGTCTAGGCTGGATAATCAGGGTCACTAATTTCACTCTCTGTGGTGTCTCCCACTAGGGCACCAGAACAAGCACCTCTCAAAAGTAAGATGATCTATGCAAGCTCCAAGGATGCAATCAAAAAGAAGTTTCAAGGTATGTAATACAACTAATGCTCCTAACTATGCTGTGTCCCTCGAGTACACAGCAAGGCTTAACTAGTttaggttttgggggggggggggttgtttttttgacGTATTAGTGAGAAGTGAAGTGTCATGTGACAGAGGTAAAATGAGCTCTGGCTCAAATTTACATTGACAAAATTTCAGAGGCATTAGGACAGTGCTCAGGAGAAGAGCAGGTTTTGCAGTGTGTGGTGGACCATATGGAGCAGCACATCTGCACCATAGAAGCCATTAGATTCATGATACCATGCTGGATTTTATGCAGAGCTGCCTCAGTGGCAAAGCACTTTGATCCCTGTGTCGGTTAAAATGCAGTCTCATAAACTGGCTATGCTGTAGTAAGTTAGTCTGGCTGATAGCCAGGTAGCATACTTC contains:
- the DSTN gene encoding destrin — translated: MASGVQVADEVCRIFYDMKVRKCSTPEEIKKRKKAVIFCLSPDKKCIIVEEGKEILVGDVGVTVTDPFKHFVQMLPEKDCRYALYDASFETKESKKEELMFFLWAPEQAPLKSKMIYASSKDAIKKKFQGIKHECQANGPEDLNRACIAEKLGGSLVVAFEGSPV